Proteins encoded together in one Triticum dicoccoides isolate Atlit2015 ecotype Zavitan chromosome 7B, WEW_v2.0, whole genome shotgun sequence window:
- the LOC119335836 gene encoding magnesium-chelatase subunit ChlI, chloroplastic, whose translation MAMASPFSPASAAAASPALFSVSTSRPLSLTTATTAAVSARAPCRGSRGFRRGRFAVCNVAAPSAAVQETKPAAAAKESQRPVYPFPAIVGQDEMKLCLLLNVIDPKIGGVMIMGDRGTGKSTTVRSLVDLLPDISVVVGDPFNSDPYDPEVMGPEVRDRLLKGEDLPVTTTKITMVDLPLGATEDRVCGTIDIEKALTEGVKAFEPGLLAKANRGILYVDEVNLLDDHLVDVLLDSAASGWNTVEREGISISHPARFILIGSGNPEEGELRPQLLDRFGMHAQVGTVRDAELRVKIVEERARFDKDPKTFRQSYLEEQGKLQDQITSARSNLGSVQLDHDLRVKISQVCSELNVDGLRGDIVTNRAAKALAALKGRDIVTVEDIATVIPNCLRHRLRKDPLESIDSGLLVVEKFYEVFG comes from the exons ATGGCCATGGCCTCCCCGTTCTCCCCGGCCtcggctgccgccgcctcgccggccctcTTCTCCGTCTCCACCTCCCGCCCTCTCTCCCTCACCACCGCCACGACCGCCGCCGTCTCAG CCCGGGCTCCGTGCAGGGGCAGCAGAGGATTCCGCCGCGGCCGCTTCGCCGTCTGCAATGTcgccgccccctccgccgccgTGCAG GAGACCAAGCCGGCGGCGGCTGCGAAGGAGAGCCAGCGGCCGGTGTACCCGTTCCCGGCGATCGTGGGGCAGGACGAGATGAAGCTCTGCCTGCTGCTCAACGTCATCGACCCCAAGATCGGCGGCGTCATGATCATGGGCGACCGGGGCACAGGCAAGTCCACCACCGTCCGCTCCCTCGTCGACCTGCTCCCGGACATCAGCGTCGTTGTCGGCGACCCGTTCAACTCCGACCCCTACGACCCCGAGGTCATGGGCCCCGAGGTCCGCGACCGCCTCCTCAAGGGCGAGGACCTTCCCGTCACCACCACCAAGATCACCATGGTCGACCTGCCCCTCGGCGCCACCGAGGACAGGGTGTGCGGCACCATCGACATTGAGAAGGCGCTCACCGAAGGTGTCAAGGCGTTCGAGCCAGGCCTGCTTGCCAAGGCCAACAGGGGGATACTGTATGTGGACGAGGTTAATCTGCTGGACGACCATCTGGTGGATGTTCTGCTGGATTCCGCGGCTTCCGGGTGGAACACGGTGGAGAGGGAGGGCATCTCCATCTCCCACCCTGCGCGGTTCATCCTCATTGGGtccggtaacccggaggaaggcgagCTCCGGCCACAGCTGCTGGACCGGTTCGGGATGCACGCGCAGGTCGGCACGGTCAGGGATGCGGAGCTGAGGGTGAAGATTGTAGAGGAGAGGGCTCGGTTCGACAAGGACCCGAAAACGTTCCGGCAGTCCTACTTGGAGGAGCAAGGGAAGCTCCAGGATCAGATCACATCGGCTCGGAGCAACCTCGGTTCTGTGCAGCTCGACCATGATCTCCGGGTTAAGATATCCCAGGTGTGTTCTGAGCTGAATGTGGATGGGCTGAGAGGAGACATTGTCACTAACAGGGCTGCCAAGGCGTTGGCTGCCTTGAAAGGAAGGGACATTGTGACAGTGGAGGACATTGCCACTGTGATCCCCAACTGTTTGAGGCATCGGCTCCGTAAAGACCCGCTCGAATCGATCGACTCGGGCTTGCTTGTAGTTGAGAAGTTTTATGAAGTCTTTGGCTAG